One window from the genome of Bacillus tianshenii encodes:
- a CDS encoding polyamine aminopropyltransferase: MTTIAEKKSKSIYWASGIVSICGIIFEVLFGALGSYILGDGVKQYTLTISLFLTGMGIGASLSEKVMKQLITSFVIIEYAVAVIGGFSSFLLFGITAYMADGSDAFFLYFVTLLVGALTGLELPILIRKANEIGVELNRSTARVLFSDYAGGLIGGLLFAFLLRPQFGLVKSAFLVAMINAATAMWILFLFRREINHFKRYVTAGAFILVVLFGGVFVGEKIAFTFEQKLYRDPLILSEETAYQHIVMTKSRDDVRLFLNGSLQFSSSDEYRYHEMLVHPPMSLARDRSNVLILGGGDGLAARELLKYDDVKQITVVDLDPRMVEIASTNPDLVKLNKHAFENERVQVVHKDAFKFMESTDEWYDVILADLPDPNNESLNKLYTMEFYSLLRNHLKPGGKMMVQSTSPVFAPKVYWTINETIEAAQLHTENFHVDIPSFGNWGFVMASREEIELTPFKLKVDTKFLSEEMLSALTFFGKDEDEKFYDDQGRLLELQPNTLIHPRLITLYEQAWSHY, from the coding sequence ATGACAACAATTGCAGAGAAGAAAAGTAAAAGTATCTATTGGGCTTCAGGCATTGTGTCGATTTGTGGCATTATTTTTGAAGTTTTGTTTGGTGCTCTCGGTTCGTATATTCTCGGCGACGGTGTGAAGCAATATACGTTAACGATTTCCTTGTTCTTGACCGGCATGGGAATTGGGGCATCGCTCAGTGAGAAAGTGATGAAGCAGTTAATCACATCATTTGTCATAATTGAATATGCAGTCGCAGTTATCGGTGGTTTTTCAAGCTTCTTGTTATTTGGAATTACTGCCTATATGGCCGATGGTTCAGATGCTTTTTTTCTATATTTTGTTACGCTTTTAGTAGGTGCATTGACAGGCTTGGAGCTTCCAATCTTAATCCGGAAGGCGAATGAGATAGGTGTTGAGCTTAATCGGAGTACAGCGCGGGTGTTGTTCTCTGATTATGCAGGCGGATTAATTGGAGGGCTGTTGTTTGCTTTTTTGCTCAGACCGCAATTTGGTCTTGTTAAGTCTGCTTTTCTCGTTGCGATGATTAATGCCGCGACAGCTATGTGGATTCTCTTTTTGTTCCGACGTGAAATCAATCATTTTAAAAGATACGTAACAGCAGGAGCGTTCATCTTAGTCGTTTTATTTGGCGGCGTATTTGTCGGTGAAAAGATTGCTTTTACATTTGAACAGAAGCTGTATCGTGACCCGCTTATCTTATCAGAGGAAACAGCATATCAGCATATTGTGATGACCAAATCGCGTGACGACGTTCGGCTGTTCTTGAATGGCTCTTTGCAATTCAGTTCCAGCGATGAATATCGGTACCATGAAATGCTCGTTCATCCGCCGATGTCCCTTGCGAGGGATAGAAGCAATGTTCTCATTCTTGGCGGTGGCGATGGGTTAGCGGCTCGTGAGTTATTGAAATATGATGACGTAAAACAAATTACCGTCGTCGATCTCGACCCACGAATGGTTGAGATTGCTTCAACGAATCCAGATTTAGTAAAGCTTAATAAGCATGCATTTGAGAATGAACGTGTGCAGGTTGTACATAAGGATGCATTTAAATTCATGGAAAGTACTGACGAATGGTATGATGTCATTCTTGCTGATTTGCCTGATCCGAATAATGAATCGTTAAATAAGCTGTATACGATGGAATTCTATTCGTTGCTGCGTAATCATTTAAAGCCTGGTGGGAAGATGATGGTACAATCAACGAGTCCTGTATTTGCACCGAAAGTATATTGGACCATTAATGAAACAATTGAGGCGGCACAACTGCATACGGAAAATTTTCATGTTGATATTCCGAGCTTTGGAAATTGGGGCTTTGTGATGGCATCTAGAGAAGAAATTGAGTTAACGCCTTTTAAGCTTAAGGTTGATACGAAGTTTTTATCAGAAGAGATGTTATCAGCGCTCACCTTTTTTGGAAAAGATGAAGATGAGAAGTTTTACGATGACCAAGGACGGTTATTAGAATTACAACCGAACACATTGATTCATCCTCGTTTAATCACATTATATGAACAGGCATGGTCGCATTACTAG
- a CDS encoding DUF350 domain-containing protein produces the protein MEPYLLTVYYFLAAIAIVVVGLVIFELITTKYKDWQEIAEGNYAVALSIGGKIIGICIILTFSIYTNDTIVETLIWGGVGIVLQMVAYLLFELFTRRFSVEEQLKQRNIAVGIVSFCVSVGLAFVIGASIT, from the coding sequence ATGGAGCCGTATTTATTAACTGTTTATTACTTTTTGGCAGCAATAGCAATCGTAGTTGTCGGTCTTGTAATCTTCGAGTTGATTACAACAAAATATAAAGACTGGCAGGAGATTGCTGAAGGAAACTATGCTGTTGCATTGTCAATTGGCGGGAAAATCATTGGTATTTGCATTATTTTAACCTTTTCCATTTATACAAATGATACGATTGTTGAAACCTTGATTTGGGGCGGAGTTGGAATTGTCCTGCAAATGGTAGCTTATTTGCTGTTTGAGCTGTTCACACGCCGCTTTTCTGTTGAAGAACAATTGAAACAACGGAACATAGCTGTCGGTATTGTCAGCTTTTGTGTATCAGTCGGTTTGGCATTCGTTATCGGTGCGTCGATTACATAA
- a CDS encoding DUF4247 domain-containing protein: MLRKLGILMASLMLVFVAACGGNENVVEQSEPELFDSSGQSVKEQQSALLQYVDKNYEFVEIINSSVNNNDVSKVYRATDKSIDQVATELQEQAVPREISERQNDKQVLIYDNPRLFVILTQDENEPANTMVELAEYPFVRDNFSPSFFDGLFVLWFLDEVLDVDDWGKRQKKRCYEANNNCYRGYSTTGGSYIGPSKKPSFRGYSSSVRGGGPGAGK; encoded by the coding sequence ATGTTGAGGAAATTAGGTATACTTATGGCCTCTCTTATGCTTGTTTTTGTAGCAGCATGCGGTGGGAATGAGAATGTTGTTGAGCAGTCCGAACCAGAGTTGTTCGATAGTTCAGGGCAAAGTGTAAAGGAGCAGCAAAGCGCCCTCCTCCAATATGTTGATAAGAATTATGAATTTGTGGAAATCATTAATAGTAGTGTCAATAATAATGATGTTTCAAAAGTGTATCGCGCAACTGATAAATCAATTGACCAAGTTGCAACTGAGCTTCAAGAACAGGCTGTACCACGTGAAATAAGTGAGCGTCAAAATGACAAACAAGTTTTAATCTATGATAATCCACGTCTTTTTGTCATATTGACACAGGATGAAAACGAGCCAGCAAACACGATGGTTGAGCTTGCTGAATATCCATTTGTTCGTGATAATTTTTCTCCTAGCTTCTTTGATGGCTTGTTTGTGCTGTGGTTTTTAGATGAAGTGTTGGATGTGGATGATTGGGGAAAAAGGCAGAAAAAACGTTGCTATGAGGCAAATAATAACTGTTATCGTGGTTATAGCACAACAGGAGGCAGTTACATTGGTCCGAGCAAAAAACCAAGTTTCCGTGGTTATTCATCATCCGTCAGAGGTGGAGGGCCAGGTGCAGGGAAATAA
- a CDS encoding PspA/IM30 family protein: protein MFQFFRRLKTVVGSELNAALDKAEDPVKMLEQYMREMEADIREAETAVAKQIANEKMLEKKHADAKALVEKREAQALKALDAGNEDLARRALEDKKDQQRNMEQLQEAYERASADAGELRKKLEEMKAEYQQMKLKKDSLKARAESAKTRTKMNRTMSSIGGEESRRGFERMEEKVLQYEAEAETSDDMKSSSRSLDDEFDALGESDVDKELAALKKKLGKE, encoded by the coding sequence ATGTTTCAATTTTTTAGACGTTTAAAAACAGTTGTAGGTTCAGAGTTGAATGCAGCATTGGATAAAGCAGAAGACCCGGTCAAAATGCTCGAACAATATATGCGCGAGATGGAAGCGGATATTCGTGAAGCAGAAACAGCTGTTGCAAAGCAGATTGCAAATGAAAAGATGCTTGAGAAAAAGCATGCGGACGCTAAAGCGCTTGTTGAAAAGAGAGAAGCACAAGCGTTAAAAGCACTTGATGCTGGGAATGAGGATTTAGCTCGCCGTGCACTAGAAGATAAGAAAGACCAACAGCGTAACATGGAACAGCTCCAAGAAGCCTATGAGCGTGCAAGTGCAGATGCTGGTGAACTGCGTAAAAAGCTTGAAGAAATGAAAGCAGAATATCAGCAGATGAAGCTGAAGAAGGATTCGCTTAAAGCACGAGCAGAATCAGCAAAAACACGTACGAAGATGAACCGTACGATGTCGAGCATCGGGGGAGAAGAATCACGCCGTGGCTTTGAACGAATGGAAGAGAAGGTACTTCAGTATGAAGCAGAAGCAGAAACAAGCGATGATATGAAGTCTTCAAGCCGTTCACTTGATGATGAATTTGATGCCTTAGGTGAAAGTGATGTTGACAAAGAGTTAGCAGCATTAAAGAAGAAACTGGGGAAAGAATAG
- a CDS encoding DUF4178 domain-containing protein, with amino-acid sequence MSLFKRLFQKEKEVPKVEERNVFNIKVGDIVTYDLVDYQVVGTLSYNDHGFQWFAYQLQGTNETIWLSAEMDDQLELCIYKHANLKLTTPLPEKLEYDGVTYYLDEKGTANVRGEGRGRNVSGMTIQYYDYCDDEEEQFLSVEVWGSEVEVSYGFEIEEMEVKILAGS; translated from the coding sequence GTGAGCTTGTTCAAACGCTTGTTTCAAAAAGAAAAAGAAGTTCCGAAGGTTGAGGAGCGAAATGTCTTTAACATAAAAGTTGGCGATATTGTAACGTATGATTTAGTGGATTATCAAGTAGTTGGAACACTTTCCTACAATGATCACGGCTTTCAGTGGTTTGCTTATCAGCTTCAAGGCACGAACGAGACAATTTGGTTAAGTGCTGAAATGGATGATCAGCTTGAACTATGCATCTATAAACATGCTAATTTGAAGCTCACAACACCACTGCCTGAAAAATTGGAGTATGATGGTGTTACTTATTATTTAGACGAAAAAGGAACTGCTAATGTTCGCGGCGAAGGCCGCGGTAGAAATGTTAGTGGTATGACAATTCAGTATTATGATTACTGTGATGATGAAGAAGAACAATTTCTTTCTGTAGAAGTGTGGGGTTCTGAAGTTGAAGTAAGCTATGGTTTTGAAATTGAGGAGATGGAAGTGAAAATTCTAGCAGGAAGCTAA
- a CDS encoding universal stress protein, translating into MSLTYNNILIAVDGSKEADKAFYKAIDIAKRNDAHLIITHIVDTRTYATVEAYDSTIVERAEKHAEDLLKEYKLEASESGLSHVSTVIEYGSPKVKISKDIAPKHNVDLIICGAHGLNAVERFFIGSVSEHITRYAKCDVLIVRSQAE; encoded by the coding sequence ATGAGCCTTACTTATAACAACATTTTAATTGCGGTTGACGGTTCCAAAGAAGCTGATAAAGCCTTTTACAAAGCAATTGATATTGCAAAACGAAATGATGCGCACCTTATCATTACTCATATCGTTGACACACGTACATACGCTACTGTTGAAGCATATGACAGCACAATTGTAGAACGCGCTGAAAAACACGCTGAGGACCTTTTGAAAGAATACAAGCTAGAAGCATCTGAAAGCGGTCTTTCTCATGTAAGTACGGTAATCGAATACGGTTCTCCGAAAGTAAAAATTTCAAAAGATATTGCCCCGAAACACAATGTAGACTTAATTATTTGTGGAGCTCACGGCTTAAATGCGGTAGAACGATTCTTCATCGGTAGTGTTTCCGAACACATTACCCGCTATGCAAAATGTGACGTATTGATCGTCCGCTCTCAAGCTGAATAA
- the argH gene encoding argininosuccinate lyase, producing MKKLWGGRFQKTAEEWVDEFNASIPFDQQLVEEDIEGSLAHVTMLAKCGILTDEEADTIKGGLHTLLEKAKNGKLEYSVSYEDIHLNLEKMLIDEVGPVGGKLHTGRSRNDQVATDMHLYLRKQVNEILEGVHTLQEVLVNKAEQHVETIIPGYTHLQRAQPVSFGHHLMAYFWKFQRDRERMSEALKRINVSPLGAGALAGTTFPIDREYSAELLGFDGVYQNSMDAVSDRDFILEFLSSASIMMMHMSRFCEELILWSSEEFKFIEMDDTFSTGSSIMPQKKNPDMAELIRGKTGRVYGSLFGLLTVLKGTPLAYNKDMQEDKEGMFDAVKTVKGSLKIFAGMIDTMTVRTDVMEKAVRSDFSNATELADYLASKGMPFRDAHEVVGKLVLTCIQQGCYLLDLSFEEYKNASELFEKDIYEVLEPETVVKRRESLGGTGFAQVTQAIENAKKTLAN from the coding sequence GTGAAAAAACTCTGGGGTGGACGCTTTCAAAAAACTGCTGAAGAATGGGTCGACGAATTCAATGCGTCGATCCCATTCGACCAGCAATTAGTTGAAGAAGATATAGAAGGAAGTCTTGCACACGTAACAATGCTTGCAAAATGCGGCATTCTTACAGACGAAGAAGCGGATACAATCAAAGGCGGCCTCCACACACTGCTTGAAAAAGCAAAGAACGGAAAGCTTGAATACTCCGTTTCCTATGAGGATATTCACTTAAACCTTGAAAAAATGCTTATTGATGAAGTTGGTCCTGTCGGTGGAAAGCTTCATACAGGTAGAAGTCGTAATGACCAAGTTGCAACAGATATGCACCTCTATTTACGCAAGCAAGTAAATGAAATCCTTGAAGGTGTACATACACTACAAGAGGTGTTAGTTAATAAAGCAGAACAGCACGTAGAAACAATTATTCCAGGTTATACGCATTTGCAGCGCGCTCAGCCTGTTTCATTTGGACACCACTTAATGGCGTATTTCTGGAAGTTCCAGCGCGACCGCGAGCGTATGAGTGAAGCGTTAAAGCGTATTAATGTTTCGCCGTTAGGTGCTGGTGCACTTGCAGGCACGACTTTCCCGATTGATCGTGAATACAGTGCGGAATTGCTAGGGTTCGACGGTGTTTATCAGAACAGTATGGATGCGGTAAGTGACCGTGACTTTATTCTTGAGTTCTTATCAAGTGCTTCTATCATGATGATGCATATGTCTCGCTTTTGTGAAGAGTTGATTCTATGGTCAAGTGAGGAATTCAAATTCATTGAGATGGATGATACCTTCTCAACTGGCAGCAGCATTATGCCTCAGAAGAAGAACCCGGATATGGCGGAGTTAATTCGCGGGAAGACAGGGCGTGTCTACGGCAGCTTGTTCGGACTGTTAACTGTCTTGAAAGGGACGCCGCTTGCATATAACAAAGATATGCAGGAAGACAAAGAAGGTATGTTTGATGCTGTGAAAACAGTAAAAGGTTCGTTGAAAATCTTTGCTGGCATGATTGATACGATGACCGTTCGTACGGATGTGATGGAAAAAGCAGTTCGCAGTGATTTCTCCAATGCAACTGAATTGGCAGATTACCTTGCATCAAAGGGAATGCCTTTCCGTGATGCCCATGAAGTTGTCGGTAAGCTTGTACTGACATGTATTCAGCAAGGCTGTTACCTGCTCGATCTTTCATTCGAAGAGTACAAAAATGCCTCTGAATTATTCGAAAAAGACATTTATGAGGTGCTTGAGCCAGAAACGGTTGTAAAACGCCGTGAAAGCCTTGGCGGCACAGGCTTTGCGCAAGTTACTCAGGCAATTGAAAATGCAAAAAAGACGTTGGCAAACTAA
- a CDS encoding argininosuccinate synthase: protein MAKEKVVLAYSGGLDTSVAIKWLEQQGYDVIAVCLDVGEGKDLDFIKEKALTVGAIKSVVIDAKKEFAEDFVLPALQANTMYENKYPLVSALSRPLIAKKLVEVAEEEGAIAVAHGCTGKGNDQVRFEVSFAALNPDLQVVAPVREWSWSREEEIEYAKKHDIPVPIKLDSPYSIDQNLWGRANECGILEDPWATPPEDAYDITNSIEDAPDTPEIIEIDFEQGKPVALNGESYEFHELILKLNKIAGNHGVGRIDHVENRLVGIKSREVYECPAAITLIKAHKELEDLTLPRETAHFKPTVELKFEEVIYNGLWFSPLNDALYAFLKETQKTVTGKVRVKLFKGHAIVEGRKSDYSLYNEKLATYTSDDEFDHNAAVGFTKLWGLPTQVHSMVNKETKKVTV from the coding sequence ATGGCGAAAGAAAAAGTGGTATTAGCATATTCAGGCGGATTAGATACATCTGTAGCAATTAAATGGTTAGAACAGCAAGGGTATGATGTGATTGCGGTTTGCTTAGATGTAGGCGAAGGAAAAGACCTTGATTTTATTAAAGAAAAAGCATTAACAGTCGGTGCTATTAAATCTGTTGTGATTGATGCAAAGAAAGAATTTGCTGAAGACTTCGTTCTTCCGGCACTTCAAGCAAACACAATGTATGAAAACAAATATCCATTAGTTTCAGCGTTGTCTCGTCCATTGATTGCGAAGAAACTAGTGGAAGTAGCTGAAGAAGAAGGTGCAATTGCAGTTGCACATGGCTGTACAGGAAAAGGAAATGACCAAGTTCGTTTTGAAGTTTCGTTTGCAGCGCTTAACCCAGACTTACAAGTGGTCGCTCCGGTACGTGAGTGGAGCTGGTCACGTGAGGAAGAGATCGAATATGCGAAGAAGCATGATATTCCAGTACCAATCAAGCTAGACAGCCCATATTCAATTGACCAAAACCTTTGGGGACGTGCAAATGAGTGCGGAATCTTAGAAGATCCGTGGGCAACACCTCCAGAAGATGCTTATGATATTACAAATTCAATTGAAGATGCGCCAGATACACCTGAAATTATTGAAATTGATTTCGAACAAGGAAAACCAGTTGCATTGAATGGTGAATCTTATGAATTCCACGAACTAATCTTAAAGTTAAATAAAATTGCTGGAAACCATGGTGTGGGCCGCATTGATCACGTTGAGAACCGCCTTGTTGGGATTAAGTCTCGTGAAGTATACGAGTGCCCAGCTGCAATTACATTAATTAAGGCACATAAAGAGCTTGAAGACTTAACACTACCGCGTGAAACAGCACACTTTAAACCAACAGTTGAATTAAAGTTTGAAGAAGTGATCTACAACGGTCTTTGGTTCTCTCCATTAAATGATGCCCTATATGCATTCTTGAAAGAAACACAAAAGACAGTAACAGGTAAAGTTCGTGTGAAACTATTCAAAGGGCATGCAATCGTTGAAGGACGTAAATCTGATTATTCTCTTTACAATGAGAAGCTTGCAACATATACATCTGATGATGAATTTGACCATAATGCGGCGGTTGGCTTTACGAAGCTTTGGGGTCTTCCAACGCAAGTACACAGCATGGTGAACAAGGAAACGAAGAAGGTGACAGTGTGA
- a CDS encoding EcsC family protein: MQWTKTENEILNELSRWEESLHTYEPTDFERTYDKWLVSGFNKIEESVKQRFFARMDTWLFHMHAFIQNTQMQSDERNRIITDARIFNEEIDSIEGMKELTLPQILYLSEQRIAKQRLLSFAQGGVSGSGGLLTLGLDLPMMAILNLKAVQTIAMTYGYEVSKPFEMMTSLKVFHMAALPKRMRGAGWENLKEDLKEAEEETYLYAGDGELTDETWFDQPLKQLLKALFILTFRKKLIQGIPLLGMALGASMNYQLSRQVTEFAHHFYQLRYLQEKEQKQSD, from the coding sequence GTGCAGTGGACGAAGACAGAAAATGAAATTCTAAATGAATTATCACGCTGGGAAGAAAGTTTGCATACGTATGAACCGACCGACTTTGAACGTACATATGATAAATGGCTTGTTTCTGGGTTTAATAAAATTGAGGAATCTGTGAAGCAGCGATTCTTTGCAAGGATGGATACGTGGCTTTTTCATATGCATGCGTTTATTCAAAACACGCAGATGCAGAGCGATGAACGAAATCGTATTATTACAGATGCGCGGATTTTTAATGAAGAGATTGACTCAATTGAAGGGATGAAAGAGCTCACGTTGCCGCAAATCCTCTATTTATCAGAACAAAGGATTGCAAAGCAAAGGCTTTTATCTTTTGCACAAGGGGGTGTGAGTGGTAGCGGCGGGTTGTTAACGCTAGGCTTAGACTTGCCGATGATGGCTATCTTAAATCTAAAAGCTGTGCAGACGATTGCGATGACATATGGCTATGAAGTTAGCAAGCCTTTCGAAATGATGACCTCATTAAAAGTCTTTCATATGGCCGCACTTCCGAAACGAATGCGGGGAGCAGGCTGGGAGAACTTGAAGGAAGATTTAAAAGAAGCGGAAGAAGAGACCTATCTGTATGCAGGTGATGGTGAATTGACAGATGAAACATGGTTCGACCAACCGTTAAAGCAGCTGTTGAAAGCTTTATTTATCCTCACCTTCCGCAAAAAACTAATCCAAGGCATTCCACTACTAGGTATGGCACTTGGTGCGAGTATGAATTATCAGCTCTCACGCCAAGTAACAGAATTTGCACATCACTTCTATCAACTACGCTATTTACAAGAAAAAGAACAAAAGCAATCAGATTAA
- a CDS encoding acetate kinase, whose translation MTKVLAINAGSSSLKFQLFDMPSETVLTKGLVERIGLQDAIFSISVDGEKHEIVTDIGDHSVAVKLLLEKLLAHNIIKSFDEIDGVGHRVVHGGEEFNHSVLITEEVEKKIDELSELAPLHNPANLVGVRSFKEILPNVPHVAVFDTAFHQTMPENSYLYSLPYEYYKDYGIRKYGFHGTSHKYVSQRAAEILGRPVEQLRLLSCHLGNGASIAAIDGGRSIDTSMGFTPLAGVTMGTRSGNIDPALIPFIMEKTGKSAAEVIDILNKKSGMLAVSGFSSDLRDIESKAAQGNERAQLALEVFANRIHKYIGSYAARMSGVDAIIFTAGVGENSDVVRARVLKGLEFMGVYWDQTLNEGLRGKEAFISYPHSPVKVIVIPTNEEVMIARDTVKLSN comes from the coding sequence ATGACTAAAGTATTGGCGATTAATGCTGGCAGTTCCTCTTTGAAATTTCAGTTGTTTGACATGCCTTCCGAAACTGTATTGACTAAAGGTCTTGTAGAGCGCATTGGTTTGCAGGATGCTATTTTTAGCATTTCAGTTGATGGAGAAAAGCACGAGATTGTAACGGATATTGGCGACCATTCTGTTGCGGTAAAGTTATTACTTGAAAAGTTACTTGCTCATAACATTATTAAATCGTTCGATGAAATCGATGGTGTTGGTCACCGTGTTGTTCATGGCGGTGAAGAGTTCAATCATTCTGTATTAATTACAGAAGAAGTGGAAAAGAAAATTGATGAGCTTTCAGAGCTTGCCCCACTTCATAACCCTGCCAACCTTGTCGGTGTACGTTCATTTAAAGAAATTTTACCAAATGTTCCACATGTAGCAGTATTTGATACAGCATTCCACCAAACAATGCCAGAGAATTCTTATTTATACAGCCTGCCATATGAGTACTATAAAGATTATGGTATTCGTAAATATGGTTTCCACGGGACATCTCATAAATATGTGTCACAACGCGCCGCTGAAATTCTAGGGCGTCCGGTTGAACAACTTCGCTTACTTTCATGCCATCTAGGTAACGGTGCAAGTATTGCTGCAATTGATGGCGGACGTTCCATCGATACATCTATGGGCTTTACTCCGCTTGCAGGGGTAACAATGGGTACACGCTCAGGTAATATTGATCCAGCGTTAATTCCATTTATCATGGAGAAGACAGGGAAATCAGCTGCAGAAGTAATTGACATCTTAAATAAGAAAAGTGGTATGCTTGCTGTTTCTGGCTTTTCTAGTGATCTTCGTGACATTGAGTCTAAAGCTGCTCAAGGAAACGAACGTGCACAACTTGCCTTAGAAGTATTCGCAAACCGTATTCACAAATACATCGGTTCATATGCAGCACGTATGAGCGGTGTTGATGCGATTATCTTTACAGCTGGTGTTGGTGAAAACAGTGATGTCGTACGCGCTCGCGTCTTAAAAGGTCTTGAGTTTATGGGCGTTTATTGGGATCAAACATTGAATGAAGGATTACGTGGAAAAGAAGCGTTCATCAGCTATCCTCATTCACCTGTAAAAGTTATTGTCATCCCAACAAATGAAGAAGTCATGATTGCTCGCGATACAGTGAAGCTTTCAAATTAA
- a CDS encoding class I SAM-dependent methyltransferase, which yields MNQFSKMEKLFEVFSETANILENELSISYLEALAETGENIFQQTIVHDVSELVKKRLQKHYDTIKLEEFAKEDVRKAFQLSVLKGMKQAVQPNHMMTPDAVALFIGYIVNKVIENKQNLSLLDPAIGTANLVTAVLNQLTKEATAYGVEVDETLVKLAYANANLQQQPVELFNQDSLQPLLVDPVDVVTCDLPVGYYPDDVTASSYKLKADEGHSYAHHLFIEQSLKYTKEGGYLIFLIPNFLFESEEASKLNAFLKEEAVIYGVLQLPLTMFKEEKFGKSIFIIRKKGEGVAVPKQAMVAELPSFSNKRAMQSIIQQIDEWFDNQIQK from the coding sequence ATGAATCAATTTTCAAAGATGGAAAAATTGTTTGAAGTATTTTCGGAAACTGCTAACATACTTGAAAACGAATTAAGTATCTCGTATTTAGAGGCGTTGGCAGAAACAGGCGAAAATATTTTTCAACAAACAATTGTTCACGATGTTTCAGAATTAGTTAAAAAACGACTGCAAAAGCATTATGACACCATTAAACTTGAAGAGTTTGCAAAGGAAGATGTGCGAAAGGCATTTCAGCTTTCCGTGTTAAAAGGAATGAAGCAAGCGGTACAGCCAAACCATATGATGACCCCTGATGCTGTTGCTTTATTTATCGGCTACATTGTAAATAAAGTAATAGAAAACAAGCAAAATCTTTCCTTATTAGACCCGGCAATCGGAACGGCGAATTTAGTAACAGCAGTGTTAAATCAATTAACGAAAGAAGCAACTGCTTACGGAGTAGAAGTTGATGAGACATTAGTAAAGCTTGCATATGCAAATGCAAATCTACAACAACAGCCGGTGGAATTGTTTAATCAAGATTCATTACAGCCGCTGCTTGTTGACCCAGTTGATGTTGTTACATGTGATTTACCTGTCGGGTATTATCCTGATGATGTAACCGCCTCTAGTTATAAGCTTAAAGCAGATGAAGGTCATTCCTATGCCCATCATTTATTTATTGAACAGAGCTTAAAATATACAAAAGAAGGCGGCTACCTTATTTTCCTAATTCCTAACTTCTTATTTGAAAGTGAAGAAGCATCAAAATTGAATGCCTTTTTGAAGGAAGAAGCAGTGATTTATGGAGTCCTTCAACTTCCGCTCACAATGTTTAAAGAAGAAAAGTTCGGAAAAAGTATCTTTATCATTCGTAAGAAAGGCGAAGGTGTCGCAGTACCAAAGCAAGCAATGGTTGCAGAACTACCGAGCTTCTCAAATAAGCGAGCGATGCAAAGTATTATCCAGCAAATAGACGAGTGGTTTGATAACCAAATTCAAAAATAG
- the tpx gene encoding thiol peroxidase: protein MANVTFKGNPVTLLGNEVNVGDKAPNFTVLANDLSEVTLDDTKGQVRLISVVPSLDTGVCDAQTRRFNEEADKLGNVKVLTVSVDLPFAQKRWCGANGIENVQTLSDHRDLSFGEAYGVAIQELRLLTRAVFVVNSNDEVTYVEYVKEATDHPDYDSALEAAKKAE, encoded by the coding sequence ATGGCAAACGTAACATTCAAAGGTAATCCTGTAACACTTCTTGGTAATGAAGTAAACGTTGGAGACAAAGCACCAAATTTCACAGTTCTAGCAAATGACCTTTCTGAAGTGACACTTGACGATACAAAAGGCCAAGTACGCTTAATCAGTGTTGTTCCATCTCTTGATACTGGAGTGTGTGATGCACAAACACGCCGTTTCAATGAAGAAGCAGACAAGCTTGGTAACGTAAAAGTACTGACAGTTAGTGTAGATCTTCCATTCGCGCAAAAGCGCTGGTGTGGAGCGAACGGCATTGAAAACGTTCAAACACTTTCTGATCATCGTGACCTTTCTTTCGGTGAGGCGTACGGTGTTGCGATTCAAGAGCTTCGCCTGTTGACTCGTGCTGTATTTGTTGTAAACAGCAATGACGAAGTTACATATGTAGAGTACGTGAAAGAAGCAACAGACCATCCAGATTACGACAGTGCACTTGAAGCAGCTAAAAAAGCTGAGTAA